ggctccccacctgcaagggagtcgcttcacagccggtgaagcaggtctgcaggtgtctgtctttctctccccgtttttccctcctctccccatttctctctgtcctatccaacaatagctgacagtagtaataactacaacaacaaaaaaacaaaggcaacaaaagggaattagtaaatattaagaaaagagggagacagagacctgcagtcctgcgtcaccacttgcaaagctttctccctgcaggtgggagttgggggctcgaacttgggtccttgcacattgcaacatgtgccctcaaccaggtgcgccactacccggcccccccgCCTCCCTTTGTAGGTGAGGGACCCAGGCAGAGGGGCTCGGGGGTGCGGCCTGCCAGCTGCTGAACCTGCCCCACTGTCACCTGTTTAGTCTGGTTTTTAGTATAGTTTTATTTAAAGTGATTTctcatttatttgtgttttttaagCTTTATGTATTCTTGGtagagacaagttgagagggcaggaggagggagggagacagatacctgcagccctgcttgtgaagctccctttcCACAGCACGTGGggccgggggcttcaacctgggtccttgtgcactgtaccaggtgcaccacttcctggccttaTTTGTATATGTTAAGggtttatttgtgagagagagaaccagagcatcacgttGACCTACATAATGCCAGGGATGACATTCAGGACCCCACATACTGCAGGCACCCCCGAACCATCTCCCTGACTGCCCAGCTGGCCGGTGGGTGCGTTTCGCCATTTTACTGGCATGAATGGTTCACGACACAGGTGTGGACACGTGGCTACAGCATCACCTCTCcccgtgacaggtgtctgcacagcACTCTCACCCTCAATTAAGGTCTATTCTGGCATCCTGCACCCTCctcacccctttccttccctttcccagagccctttgctttggcacaAAACACCACCGGTATTTAGAGACAGAatcgaggggagggggagatgaggagacagacctccagccctgcctcactacttgagaagcttggggatgggggctcgaacctggattcttgtgcattacAGCACATTACACACATCCACCCAACCCTcaccatcttttcttttccttaatttcTCAGTGCCTACACGGTGATTCCACTTCTGCATGCGGCtttgagggggagaaagacacctgcaggtggggaccaggggcttgaacctggatcctcacgcagAGAGCTGTGTCCACTCCGATGGGCGCACCACTGCTCGGCCTCACCCAGTGTTTGTtgatatttattttgcttccagggtcattgctggggctcagtgcctgcaccaggagtccactgctcctgtgctatgcctgtttttaatttatttaagaaaggagacattaacaaaaccatagggtaagaggggtacaactccacacaattcccaccacccaatctccatatcccatcccctcccctgatagctttcccattctctagccctctgggagcatggacccagggtcactgtgggttgcagaaggtagaaggtctgacttctgtaattgcttccctgctgaacatgggcattggctggtcggtccatactcccagcctgtctgtctctttccctagtagggtgggtctctggggaagcggagctccaggacacattggtggggtcttcagtccagggaagcctggccagcatcctgatgacagctggaacctggtgactgaaaagagagttaacatacagagccaaacaatttgttgagcaatcatggatcccaagcttggaatagtggagagaggaagtgttgggggtactcactgcaaactctagtgtacttctgctttcaggtatatattttgccctagtttatggatacgtgtgaacatatgctctctctcaggggacctggtctatatctaggtttggggactttgttaggaagtgagccacctgggatggagttagagaatcctatgaaaggaaaggtctcatccgagtgatgaagctgaaggcttgtcgttccacacctgaagtctctggacacagtctgaagtgaaacacgctggggtggcacttgtgttttgttttttttttgaaaccagagcactactcagctctggcttgtggtgggtgACTGGACCTGGGGCCTTGAAACCTCAAGCATCTGTGTCTGTTTGCTTgccgttatgctgtctaccccaccctgCCCCTTTAAAAGTATACGAACAtattttcatgttattttttttccatgaagactaaagcattgctcagctccacGGGTGCAGTGCCAGGGCGGCGGCCGAGAccccacacatgcaagtcctgtactctgccactgagctaAGACTCGCAGGAGCCAGGGCTGGCAGGCAAAGGCTGCAGGCTTAAAGCCTGGGAGACTCCACCAAGGGCACCTGCGGGGGACATCCAGCCCCAGGAGAGCAAACGCGGTGGGGGAGAGGTGTGAGGGCCCCGGGCGGGATGCACTGCTTAAGCggacggggttcaagcccctggtccgcaccgggtggtgacgcagggcggcaggtgtcccTCTGCCCCGTGCCTCCCCACTCGGTTTCTCTGCCCAGCCCATACAATCTCAAACCTTAGGTGAGACCCAAGGAAGGCGGCAGGGGAGGGCCCGGCCGCACGGCGCCCCGCTCAGTCTGCCCTCCTCCGCAGGGTCTCCGGTCGCCGGCAGCGCCGAGATGGAGGCCAACCCAGCCGGGGGCGGCGCGGGCGGCGGCCTCGGGGGCGAGGACGGGGTGCACTTCCAGAGCTACCCCTTCGACTTCCTGGAGTTCCTCAACCACCAGCGCTTCGAGCCCATGGAGCTGTACGGCGAGCACCACGCCAAGGCGGTGGCCGCCCTGCCCTGCGCGCCcgggcccccgccgccgccgccgccgcagtaCGACTACCCGCCGCAGGCCGCCTTCAAGCCCAAGGCCGAGGCGCCCTCCTCGTCCGCCGCCAACGCCGCCGCCTCCCAGGCCAAGAAGCCCGACCCGCCGCCGGCGCCCGCTTTCGGGGCGCCCCCGCCGCCCCTGTTCGACGCCGCCTTCCCCGCCCCGCAGTGGGGCATCGTGGACCTGTCGGGGCACCAGCACCTGTTCGGGAACCTCAAGCGCGCGGGGCCCGCCGCGGGGCCGGGGGCGACACCCGGCCTGGCGGCTCCGACCGGCACCCCCGGGCCGCTGCCCGCGCCCGCGCAGACCCCGCCGgcccccgccgccgcctcctcctcctcctcctcctcggggCCCGCCTGCGACCCGGCCAAGGACGACAAGGGCTACTTCCGCCGCCTCAAGTACCTGATGGAGCGGCGCTTCCCGTGCGGCGTGTGCCAGAAGTCCTTCAAGCAGTCGTCGCACCTGGTGCAGCACATGCTGGTGCACTCGGGCGAGCGGCCCTACGAGTGCGGCGTGTGCGGCCGCACCTACAACCACGTCTCCAGCCTCATCCGCCACCGCCGCTGCCACAAGGACGCGCCCCCCGCCGCCCCGGCCCCCGGGCCCCCGCAGCCCCCGCAGCCCggcgcgccgccgccgccccccctcGGCCtgcccgcgccccccgcgcccgcCGGCAGTGCCgggccccccgcccccgccgtctccgccgcgcccgcgcccgccgaCCCCGGTGCGGCCCCGGCAGCCGTGGGGGCGCCCCTgcccgcggcggcggcggggggcggCGGCGAGGGACCGTTCGCCTGCCCGCTGTGCTGGAAGGTGTTCAAGAAGCCGAGCCACCTGCACCAGCACCAGATCATCCACACGGGCGAGAAGCCCTTCTCGTGCTCCGTGTGCAGCAAGAGCTTCAACCGGCGCGAGAGCCTCAAGCGCCACGTGAAGACGCACTCGGCCGACCTGCTGCGCCTGCCGTGCGGCGTGTGCGGGAAGGCCTTCCGGGACGCCGCCTACCTGCTCAAGCACCAGGCGGCGCACGCCGGCCCCGGCGCGGCCCGGCCCGCCTACCCCTGCGAGCTGTGCGGCAAGTCGTACTCGGCCCCGCAGAGCCTGCTGCGCCACAAGGCCGCGCACGCCGCGCCCGCCGCCCCCGAGGCGCCCAAGGACGGGGCCCCCGccgcgccgccgcccccgccgcccgccgccttcCCCGCCGGCCCCTACCTGCTGCCGCCCGAGCCGCCCGCCGGCGACAACGACAAGGCGGCGGCTGCGGCCGCGGCGGCCGTGGTGTACGGCGCCGTGCCCGTGCCGCTGCTGGGCGCGCACCCGCTGCTGCTCGGGGGCGCGGGCGGCGCGGGGCCCGCCGGCAAGACCTTCTGCTGCGGCATCTGCGGCCGCGCCTTCGGGCGCCGCGAGACGCTCAAGCGGCACGAGCGCATCCACACGGGCGAGAAGCCGCACCAGTGCCCGGTGTGCGGGAAGCGCTTCCGCGAGTCCTTCCACCTGAGCAAGCACCACGTGGTGCACACCCGCGAGCGGCCCTACAAGTGCGAGCTGTGCGGCAAGGTGTTCGGCTACCCGCAGAGCCTCACGCGCCACCGCCAGGTGCACCGGCTGCAGCTGCCCTGCGCCCTGGCCGGGGCCGCGGGCCTCTCCGCCGCGCAGGGCGGGCCGGGCGCGTGCGGGCCgggcgcggggggcgggggcgCGGCCGAGGCGCTGGGCTACGCCTGCTCGGACTGCGGCGAGCACTTCCCGGACCTCTTCCACGTCATGAGCCACAAGGAGGCCCACATGGCCGAGAAGCCCTACGGCTGCGACGCCTGCGGCAAGACGTTCGGCTTCATCGAGAACCTCATGTGGCACAAGCTGGTGCACCAGGCGGCGCCCGAGCGCCTGCTGCCGCCCGCCGCGGCGGGGACCCAGCCCgagggcgcgggcgcgggcgagGCGGCCGGCGTGCTGGACGACGGGCTGGCGGGCGAGGTGGGCGCGGCCGTGGCGGCGCTGGCGGGCGTGGCGGGCGGCGACGAGGCGGGCGGGGCGGCCGGGGGCGCGgcgggcggggccgggggcggcgcGGCGGGCGGCGAGCGCTTCAGCTGCGCCACCTGCGGCCAGAGCTTCAAGCACTTCCTGGGGCTGGTGACCCACAAGTACGTGCACCTGGTGCGCCGGACCCTGGGCTGCGGCCTGTGCGGCCAGAGCTTCGCGGGCGCCTACGACCTGCTCCTGCACCGCCGCAGCCACCGGCAGAAGCGCGGCTTCCGCTGCCCCGTGTGCGGCAAGCGCTTCTGGGAGGCGGCCCTGCTCATGCGCCACCAGCGCTGCCACACCGAGCAGCGGCCCTACCGCTGCGGCGTGTGCGGCCGCGGCTTCCTGCGCTCCTGGTACCTGCGGCAGCACCGCGTGGTGCACACGGGCGAGCGCGCCTTCAAGTGCGGCGTGTGCGCCAAGCGCTTCGCGCAGTCGTCCAGCCTGGCGGAGCACCGGCGGCTGCACGCCGTGGCCCGGCCCCAGCGCTGCGGCGCCTGCGGCAAGACCTTCCGCTACCGCTCCAACCTGCTGGAGCACCAGCGGCTGCACCTGGGCGAGCGCGCCTACCGCTGCGAGCACTGCGGCAAGGGCTTCTTCTACCTGAGCTCCGTGCTGCGCCACCAGCGCGCACACGAGCCGCCGCGGCCCGAGCTGCGCTGCCCCGCCTGCCTCAAGGCCTTCAAGGACCCCGGCTACTTCCGCAAGCACCTGGCGGCGCACCAGGGCGGCCGGCCCTTCCGCTGCTCGTCCTGCGGGGAGGCCTTCGCCAACACCTACGGCCTCAAGAAGCACCGCCTGGTGCACAAGGCCGAGGCCCTGGCGGGCAAGGACGCCTGACGCCGCGGGCCCCTCGGCCGAGCCCGCGCCCAGCTCCTGGGGGCTCAGGCCGGACGCGGACGGTGGatgggcgcggggcggggcggggcggggtgggcgCGGCCGCGCTTGTACAGAGCAGAGACTAATAAATCGTATCCACGGCCGCGCTGGTGCAGTGGGGGCGGCCCTCGAGGTTCGCGGGCGGACATTCCCCGAGGCTCCCTCCCCGCGGTGGGCGAGGTCCTTGCCTCCCGCCTGTCGCGGCCATTCTGGCGCGCAGAGCCCGAGACCGGGGACCCTCAGCCCACGTCGCcacgggggcggggggcgggtgtGCGGCGAAGCCGGCTGTCGGGACTGCGGGGCCGGGCGGGGCTGGCGACAGCCGCGGGGACCGGGTCCTGCCCCGCCTGCCCCTGCCAGGCCCCTGCCAGGCCCCTGCcaggcccctgccctgccccggcccagccccggcccggcccaggcCCTGCCCCTGCCAGGCCCGGCCCTGCCCCTCCCAGCCCCTGCTCCGCCCCACCCCGCGTTGAGGGCTTGGACCGCGGCCGTCGGGCAGGCGCGCAGTGGGTAGAGTGCGGGGGCTGCCTGCAACCAGGAGGCACCGAGGGCGACCTCTGCGCACTGAATGCGCCGGCCGGTGTAGCGCTCCTCTTGCTCCGTGAAACGGGTAAtacggggccgggccgggccgggcggggcggggcggggcggggcgcctGCTTGGGCGCAGGGGAAGCTGTAGGCGTGGGGCCGCAGGTGTCTGGTCTCTAGCCTCTCCTACCCTCTCCGTCTCTGGCCGTGTCTGTCCAATACATATAGACTATTAAAAAATAGGATGGATAGGGAAGTCTGGCGGCAGcaccacgggttaagcgcacgtggcgcaaagcgcaaggaccggcgtgaggaccccggttcgagcccccggctccccacctgcaggggagtcgcttcccaggcggtgaagcaggtctgcaggtgtctgtctgtctctccccctctctgtcttcccctcctctctccatttctctctgtcctatccaacaacgacatcaacatcaataatagctacaacgatAAAAGGCgggtaacaaaaagaaaataattatttttaaaggatgGATAATAGAAAAGACTTGCTCAGGGAAAGCAATTCGAGATAATGCAGAGACCTGAGTGCTTGATGCTCCCGCGTGGCGCCACCTTGTGGCGAAGCTGAGCAGCGCGCTGGCCTCGCAAAAGGAACGGATTTTCGAAGAATCTGAAGCTCTGGGGAGAGTCCACAGACTTGGCAAGTTGCCGTGTGCGGGGCCTGCATCACACGGAAGGTGCAGTGGCGTCTGTCGCGGTGAGAAGTTAGCACAGAGCGGTGGAGTCGTGCCTGTGTGAGCTCTGGCACTGTCAACATATTCAGAATTATGTTTCTTATTGCCGTCAGAGTTATTGCTCAGTCTGGGTAAAGCCATTGCTCTTAGCAGCcaatacccccccttttttttttctattttacttgataggacagaaattgcaggggggacacctgcagacctgcttcagcgcttgtgaagcttcgcccctgcgAGTGGGCTGGAACCCTGCTCctcgcacatggtgatgtgtatgtcCAGCCATCTGTGACACCTGGCCCCATCCCCCCACACCTTTTCTTGATTTAAAACAAcatgaagggctgggtggtggtgcacctggttgagcacacatgatgctgcgctcaaggacccaggtttgagcccccagtccccacctgcagggggaaagcttcacaagcgctgaagcagggctgcaggtgtctctctgtctcccctaccctctcgatttctggctgtctcaaaccaataaagataataaatttttaaaaaggggggagtcgggtggtagtgcagtgggttaagcacaggtggtgcaaggcgcaaggaccactgTGAgggttcaggttcgagcccccggctcccacctgcaggggagtcgcttcccaggcggtgaagcaggtctgcaggtgtctgtctttctctccccctctctgtcttcccctcctctctccatttctctctgtcctgtccaacaataacaacatcatcatcaacaacaataataactacaacaacaagggcaacaaaagggaaaataaataataaaaaatatattaataattggggtccaggcagtagtgcagctggttaagcgcacatggtgcaaagcacaaggaccggcggaaggatcccagttcgagcccccggctccccacctgcaggggagtcgcttcacaggcagtgaagcaggtccgcaggtgtctgtctttctctccccctctctgtcttcccctcccctctccatttctctctgtcctatccaacaactacgacagaataacaacagtaataactacaacaataaaacaactagggcaacaaaataaagaaagaaagatgacaaAGCCTGGGCCATGGCACAGTGGAAACACTCAAAGATGAGGCCCTGCATTCTGCCCGAGCAGCGCTTGTGCCGCAGTGTTGCTCTGGCTCTTCTTGTTCCCTGCCTCCCCTCCGAGCCCCCAAGTCTGATGccgcagccccagccccagtggCAGTTTTGGTGACAGGAAGGCGGCTGCTCACCACCTGTGGGTGGCCCAGCCCTGGGCACAAGATGGGCACGGAGAAACCCATCAGAAAGTCCTTTAAGAGGAAGAGTGGAGGTGGCCCGGCCCCAGCTCCCAGTCCTTCCCTGCGCCCAGCACCGGCCAGAGCACCAGCACGCCCTTGGCTGCTGCTTCCAAGTGGGACTGGAGCCACCGGGGAACCGGAGGCTGCTTCTCAGGCAGGGCACGGGCACGGATGCGAGTCTAAAGCTTTGGGAGGGGCGTTTACAGCCCCATTGCCAGTGGCCttagagggagtctggcagtgttAAGGTAGCAGGGAGTGCAGGTCTGACAGACTCTGGGaatcacctttctttctttctctctttctttctctctttttcttttgtctttctttaccagagccctggttagctctggcttatgatagtgctggggattgaacctgggccctctggtgtctcaggcatgtaggccttttgcagaaccatgatgccgtCAACCCAGCCCTCACATGGTGAAGCTCTCG
The DNA window shown above is from Erinaceus europaeus chromosome 2, mEriEur2.1, whole genome shotgun sequence and carries:
- the ZNF865 gene encoding zinc finger protein 865 encodes the protein MEANPAGGGAGGGLGGEDGVHFQSYPFDFLEFLNHQRFEPMELYGEHHAKAVAALPCAPGPPPPPPPQYDYPPQAAFKPKAEAPSSSAANAAASQAKKPDPPPAPAFGAPPPPLFDAAFPAPQWGIVDLSGHQHLFGNLKRAGPAAGPGATPGLAAPTGTPGPLPAPAQTPPAPAAASSSSSSSGPACDPAKDDKGYFRRLKYLMERRFPCGVCQKSFKQSSHLVQHMLVHSGERPYECGVCGRTYNHVSSLIRHRRCHKDAPPAAPAPGPPQPPQPGAPPPPPLGLPAPPAPAGSAGPPAPAVSAAPAPADPGAAPAAVGAPLPAAAAGGGGEGPFACPLCWKVFKKPSHLHQHQIIHTGEKPFSCSVCSKSFNRRESLKRHVKTHSADLLRLPCGVCGKAFRDAAYLLKHQAAHAGPGAARPAYPCELCGKSYSAPQSLLRHKAAHAAPAAPEAPKDGAPAAPPPPPPAAFPAGPYLLPPEPPAGDNDKAAAAAAAAVVYGAVPVPLLGAHPLLLGGAGGAGPAGKTFCCGICGRAFGRRETLKRHERIHTGEKPHQCPVCGKRFRESFHLSKHHVVHTRERPYKCELCGKVFGYPQSLTRHRQVHRLQLPCALAGAAGLSAAQGGPGACGPGAGGGGAAEALGYACSDCGEHFPDLFHVMSHKEAHMAEKPYGCDACGKTFGFIENLMWHKLVHQAAPERLLPPAAAGTQPEGAGAGEAAGVLDDGLAGEVGAAVAALAGVAGGDEAGGAAGGAAGGAGGGAAGGERFSCATCGQSFKHFLGLVTHKYVHLVRRTLGCGLCGQSFAGAYDLLLHRRSHRQKRGFRCPVCGKRFWEAALLMRHQRCHTEQRPYRCGVCGRGFLRSWYLRQHRVVHTGERAFKCGVCAKRFAQSSSLAEHRRLHAVARPQRCGACGKTFRYRSNLLEHQRLHLGERAYRCEHCGKGFFYLSSVLRHQRAHEPPRPELRCPACLKAFKDPGYFRKHLAAHQGGRPFRCSSCGEAFANTYGLKKHRLVHKAEALAGKDA